Genomic DNA from Peribacillus simplex NBRC 15720 = DSM 1321:
TCGTAAATATTGCAAAAGGGGAAGCAATTGCTGCAAAATGATTAAAGGAAGGGTGCGCCATATATTATGGGCACCCTTTTTTGTTTGCATCATTTTTATTCTTTTTCATAATAAAAAGGCTATGATTTCCCATTGGCCTTACTCTCATTTCTTCATTTTATATTTATCCAGGAAGCGATCCACCCGTCCACCTTTTTCAGCAAACTTCTGCTTTCCAGTATAAAAAGGATGCGTATCTGAACTGATTTCCACTTTTAATAATGGATACGTGTTGCCGTCTTCCCACACGACCGTTTCATTGGACGTTTTCGTGGAGCCTGTCAAAAATTTATAACCACTGTTGGTATCCATGAATACTACTTGTTGATAATCGGGATGAATTTCTTGTTTCATTATTATCACCTCGTCAGTATAGGTTTATGTTAAACGTAATGATTACTATTATCAATAATTATGCTTGAAGGTACCAATAACGGCACCCTCATTATATTTTTATCTTGATTATCCAACCTTATACAATCGTGGTCAGCCAGCCATGTCCTTATGCGGACCTGCCTGCAGTTCATACATTTGATAGTACTTCCCTTTTAATTCCATTAATTCTTCATGTGTACCTTGCTCAGCAATCCGGCCTTTATCCAGTACAAGAATTTGGTCGGCATTTTTTATCGTGGAAAGTCTATGTGCAATGATGAAGGTCGTTCTCCCTTTTTTCAGCACTTCCATTCCCTCCTGGATAATTGCCTCGGTTTCGGTGTCGATACTTGCTGTCGCTTCATCCAAAATCAATATTGCAGGATTGAATGCAAGAGCACGGGCAAAAGAGATTAGCTGCCGCTGTCCAGAAGACAGCGTTCCTCCTTTTTCGATCACGGGTTCGTCCAGCCCTAAAGGAAGATGCTTAAGCACTTTGTCTCCCCCAACATCTCTTAATGATTTTTCAACCATTTCCCTTGTGATGCCTTTATGATTCAGACTGATATTGGATGCGATGGTGCCAGTAAATAAATAGGGATCCTGAAGGACGATTCCCATATGTTCCCTAAGCGTCTGATGAGGAATATCCAATATATTCCTTCCGTCGATTTTAATTTGCCCTTCACTACTGTCATAAAAACGGAACAATAAATTCATTATGGAACTTTTTCCTGACCCAGTATGGCCAACTAAAGCGACCGTTTCCCCTTGTTTAGCAGAGAAGGAAATGTCCCTTAACACATATTCATTATCCTTATAACCAAAAGAAACATTTTCGAATTGCACGTTCCCTTTGTATCTGGATATGTTTTCATCACTGACTGCCAATCCCTGCTCATCCAATAAACTGAACGCCCGCTCCCCTGCAACAAGTGCCTGTTCAAGATTAGCGAACTGATTGACGATTCCATGAAGCGGATGTAGAAGGCGGCTGATCAAATCAACAATTGCATACATCATCCCTAAGGAAATGGCCGAACTCGCTGTAAGGGAAATCCCACCGAAATACCAGACGAATGCCATTAGCGCCAAAACCTTAATGACACCAATCAAGTTTCCACCCGTCAACGAATTCAAATGGAGCATTTTATTTTGATAGGAATAATGCTCCCGGTTCAGATTTTCAAAAGATTGCTTCGTCTCCTTTTCACGTCCAAATGCCTGAATGATGCTCATTCCAGAAATGGATTCATTGATCATCCCATTAATATCGCTGACCCTTTCCCGAATGATGTGATTATATTTCGAGGCGAATTTACGATATACCATCGTCCAGATAACGATGATCGGAATAAGTAAAAGGCCAATGGTACCGACTCGTGGATCCAGAATATACAAAGCAATTAGAACGCCTAAGATATTAATTGTACTCGAGAAGAAGTTGGCTAGCACGGTTACATATAATTCCCGGATCGCTTCCGTATCATTAGTGACCCTGGCAACAATTTTCCCCGCTGGCATATTATCGAAATAACGTATCGGCAGACGGGAAATATGTGTGAAAATATCATTTCGCATCTTCTGTATGATTCGGTTAGCCGCTTTCTGTAAATAAAAGCTCTGCCCATATTGAAAAATGGAGGAAAGGATGACAAGACTAAAATAAAAAGTCACAAGCTTAATGATCCGCGGGATTTCCGGTTGGTAAAACCGCATCACTTCCTGACTCGTCAATTTCACTGCTTGCGCACGTTGCTCTTTCCCGTCTTTCTTGATGATCAACGATTGGCTCTCCAAGGTTCTGCGCCCATCGATAGGGACAGCTTCATTTACGAAGACAAATTGATTGCCAACCTGCAGAACATGGACTTCCCTGCCTTTCTTCTCACCTTTTGCAAAGTAATCAGCCCGTTTATACCAATTTCCATCATACTTAACAGCATCCTTTCCTTTACCCGCTTCATACCAGGTAGATTCGATGCCAAGTATATGTGAATCGATGATTTTCTTGGCAACGAAAGGACCTGTTAAATCGGCCGCTACCGAAAGTGCCAGCATGATCAGAGCGCCAATGATCAGTTTTTTATAAAGGGCAGCATAATTAAAAAGTTTCTTTACGACCTTCATGCCTTCACCTCCGTCCCTTCGTCAACCTGCTGTCGTTCATATTGTTCCCTATACCAGCCATCATTCTGCAGTAAGTCCGCATGAGTCCCCTCTTCGATGATCTCTCCGCTGTCCAACACGATAATTCTGTCCGCGTGCTGAACGGCTGATAAGCGATGGGTTGTGATGATGGTCGTTTTCCCCGCCCGTTCATTTTGGATATTTTCGATGATCGTCGTTTCAGTTTTTGCATCTACAGCGGATAAGGAATCATCCAATATAAGGATTTCCGGATTTTTGATCAGTGCCCTGGCAATCGAGATCCTCTGCTTTTGCCCTCCAGATAGAGCTACACCCTTTTCACCGACGAGTGTCTCAAGACGATTTGGCAGCATCATTAAGTCCTTCTCAAAATCCGCAAGCCGGATAGCTTCAGCCAGTTCATCTTCCGTTGCATCCATTTTACCGAATAAGATATTTTCCCTAACAGACTTCGAGAATAAAAAATGGTCCTGTGGAACGTAACCGATCCATTTACGAATATCTTCAAGGTTCAGTTGCTCCAGAGGCATGCCTGCAAAAGCGATTTCACCTGTTCCTAAAGGATATTCCCGCAGCAATTGCTTTACGAATGTCGTTTTTCCGCTTCCTGTTTTCCCCACTATCCCCAATGTTTGACCGCGCTCAAGCTGAACGGAAATATTGGATAGATTCACAACCGTTGAGGAAGGGTATGTAAAATACACTGAATTGAATTGGATATTTCCCGGTTTTGGAATACTTTCCAGACCCAATGAATTTTTCACATCCGCTTCATATGAAAGGGTATCCTGAACACGATCTAGTGAAGCATTTCCCCTTTGCATGACATTGATCAGTTCCCCCACCGCGATCATCGGCCAAATTAACATGCCTAGGTACACATTGAACGAAACAAGTCCGCCAAGCGTTATGGCCTGTTGAAACACAAGATAAGCCCCGTAACCCAACCCGATTAAATAACTGATGCCGATGATAATGCTGATTGTCGGATCAAAGAGGGCATCGATTCTTGCCACGGCTAGATTTTTGCGATATACATCCTCTGTCATTTCATCAAATCGCTTTTCATCTTCCCGTTCCTGGACATAGGCCCGGATAACACGGACACCTGAAATGGATTCCAGGACCTTGTCATTTAAAGTACCAAAGGCTGCTTGTGCATCCGTAAAACGTTTGTAAATTTTCTTCACGTAGATTTGCATCATCACTGCCATGATCGGCAGCGGCAGCACCGCCGCAATCGTCAACTGCCAGCTGATCGTGGCTCCCATCATGACCACAACCGTAATGGTGAACAGCACCGAGTCAACGAGCGTCAATATCCCAAAACCAGCAGTGAGGGATATTGCCTTTAAATCATTGGTTGCCCTTGCCATTAAATCCCCTGTACGGTTTTTTTCATAAAACGTCGGCGTCATTTTCAGCAAATGGCCCATAAATCCGGACCTTAGCTTTCGTTCGACCAGGTTTCCGCCGCCGAATAACAGATAACTCCATAAGTAACCAAATAGGTAACTGCCGCTCAGTACCATGAGCAAATAAATAACGTATTTCATGACCCCTTCCTGTGTCATGCTGCCATTGTTCATATCATCGATGGCATTCCCGACGAGTTTTGGCGGGATAACCTCCAGGATATTCACCAGACATAGAAATAAAATCGCCAAGGTATAACGCCGCCACTGTTCTTTAAAGAACCAGGACAGCTTTTTAAAAATCGCAAACATGAATTCCCCTCCCTTTTGCTCAAACCTTTCATTCGCTAACCGCTTTCTGGATCTCCGGGTTGCCATAAGTTTTCCAATGTCTTTCGTCTCATTTAAAATTCCTCCTGTCTTTTATATGGAAGGATGCTAATGCACCTGTATCCCAAATGCCAAAAAGCCCCCGCCAATTAGCGGAAGCTTTTTTAGATGAGTAATACACATATAAAAGCGCAGGCCGCGAAAACTCCACACCTGCGCTTTAAAATGATCAATGAACACATTGAATTCTTTGTCTAGGAAGACAAGGTTTCAGGGCAGGCGGACGTATGATATTCAATTGTGACATCACTGTGCTTAACTGATTTAGTCATGACGTTCGCCTCCTTTTTCAATAATTATTGGTAATATTTAACTTGTGTTTAAAGATTACTACGTTTACATAGCTTTGTCAATTGCGACTTTTCTAGATTATTGCTGGATAATCCTTTATTCTTATAAGGATGACGTAACCTAAGGAGGTTCAGCATATGCAATGGAGAAAATATATACTCCTAGCGGTTCCCTTTTTATTTTCATCCATTTTCATCTTATTTGCCGTACCGGAAAAATATAGAATGTTATCCTTCATTCCTGTGTTTCTTTTCTGGATAGTTTATTATATTTTATTGTACCTGGAAAAGAAGAAGAAAAATAACTGATGACAAAAGAAATACAGGGCGTTGCAAATGCAACGCCCCTTTCTTGACGGCTCTGCATATAATGATCGAAAAACATTTGTGGTGATTGTATGTTCTCCCAATATTTGCAAAAGCTGATGGGCAAACACCCTGTCAAAACAAAACCCATCATCGATGCTGAAAAATATGAAACGCTAAGATCCCATTTACAAAAAGAGCTTTTTCAGCCTTTTGAAGGGTCAAAGGCTTTCTTTCCTGAGGAAACCGCTCTGATAAAAAGTATTCGAACCGAGACGGCTGCCTTGAACCGGAACAATATCACAAGAACACAAGCCTATCTTGCCTTTTACAATCGTAATCCAGAGGTCCATTGGGCCTTTTTAGCACATATGGTTTCGAGGAATGGAGGATACCATATGACTGACTTGAAAAGTTCATCCATGACCCATCTCCTTGACAAAGCGGAACGGCAGAAATTTTTCCTGTTCCTTGAGCGCGCCAATTCAGCCATATTTGCAGATGCATTCCCCCAGCTTCTTTTATATGAACATTCTAAACAAAAAGAACTTCCGCTAAGAAGGTATTTACCAGTTTTCCGCATTTCAAGATTCATGGCCCCGATTTGGGAATCTTTCATCGAAGAGCCCCATTCACCCCTTTTGACAACGGCCCTTATCATTAATGAACAAAGAATGCTTCAGGAAAGGATATTAAAACGCACCCGTCATGGTGAAATCCTCCGAAGGCTTGATTTTCTACTTCAGGAATACTTAGGCTTCATGAAAGTGATCTTTCCTTATGCAAACAAGCAAAACGGTCTTCATTCCTTGACAGGCCTGACCGTTGAACGCTTTGCCGACCCAAAACAGCGTATTGAAACGGGAAAATCATTATATGAGCTTCTTTTTCAGCATCCGGTTGTTTTTCGCGGTGTTAGCCAATTTACAAAAGAAGTTCCACACACGGGGTCCAGAAAGGATTACTGGGGAAGCATATATACCTCTGATGCATCCACGTCAAAAGATGATAAAGTGTACAGCCCCACTCTTCATGATGCATGGGCAGATCAACTATTCTTTCCTCCCCATTCCATTGATTGGTTCACGAATGAAAGCTTTATAGAAGATTTACGTAGCACACCGATCATTAAAAAGGCGGACCTGACCAACAAGGTGCTCGAAAATGTCAATCAGCTCAAAACTCTTAACGGAATGAAAGCCATTTTCTAGCATCAAGCCTCTTACTTTGAATATCCCATCCTCCATTTGGCAAGAATGGTTAGCAAAAAGAATGGGTGAATCAAATGAGAGGCATTGTACTATTGAATCCAAATTACAAAATCGGGGATTTACATACGAATGAGAGCTTTGCAATCCAAAAGATTGTGACGGACAAGTATATGGAAGAGAAGAATATTTCCCCGGTCATACTGAATCCGTATCAAATCCATCTTTATTACACCATCCCGCATGAGCTTCTATTCAATTTACAAAATAGAAAAACGGATCAAATCGATTGCCTTGTGCTTCACTCTCCAGAAACGATCGAACGGTTCATCTATATCTACCCTGAAAAATGGCTTGAGCTATGCGGATATTTCAAAGAAATTATCAGTGTCGCGACTCAAACTCCCGTTAGGAAATATGAAGCAAATTAATGCTTAAATAAAATCATGGTACTTAAGTCGTTGTGACTGGATTCTAAAGTCATTAAATGTTCTTTTTTTACAAGACCATCTTTTCAAGTACTTA
This window encodes:
- a CDS encoding type B 50S ribosomal protein L31; protein product: MKQEIHPDYQQVVFMDTNSGYKFLTGSTKTSNETVVWEDGNTYPLLKVEISSDTHPFYTGKQKFAEKGGRVDRFLDKYKMKK
- a CDS encoding ABC transporter ATP-binding protein; translation: MKVVKKLFNYAALYKKLIIGALIMLALSVAADLTGPFVAKKIIDSHILGIESTWYEAGKGKDAVKYDGNWYKRADYFAKGEKKGREVHVLQVGNQFVFVNEAVPIDGRRTLESQSLIIKKDGKEQRAQAVKLTSQEVMRFYQPEIPRIIKLVTFYFSLVILSSIFQYGQSFYLQKAANRIIQKMRNDIFTHISRLPIRYFDNMPAGKIVARVTNDTEAIRELYVTVLANFFSSTINILGVLIALYILDPRVGTIGLLLIPIIVIWTMVYRKFASKYNHIIRERVSDINGMINESISGMSIIQAFGREKETKQSFENLNREHYSYQNKMLHLNSLTGGNLIGVIKVLALMAFVWYFGGISLTASSAISLGMMYAIVDLISRLLHPLHGIVNQFANLEQALVAGERAFSLLDEQGLAVSDENISRYKGNVQFENVSFGYKDNEYVLRDISFSAKQGETVALVGHTGSGKSSIMNLLFRFYDSSEGQIKIDGRNILDIPHQTLREHMGIVLQDPYLFTGTIASNISLNHKGITREMVEKSLRDVGGDKVLKHLPLGLDEPVIEKGGTLSSGQRQLISFARALAFNPAILILDEATASIDTETEAIIQEGMEVLKKGRTTFIIAHRLSTIKNADQILVLDKGRIAEQGTHEELMELKGKYYQMYELQAGPHKDMAG
- a CDS encoding ABC transporter ATP-binding protein; the protein is MFAIFKKLSWFFKEQWRRYTLAILFLCLVNILEVIPPKLVGNAIDDMNNGSMTQEGVMKYVIYLLMVLSGSYLFGYLWSYLLFGGGNLVERKLRSGFMGHLLKMTPTFYEKNRTGDLMARATNDLKAISLTAGFGILTLVDSVLFTITVVVMMGATISWQLTIAAVLPLPIMAVMMQIYVKKIYKRFTDAQAAFGTLNDKVLESISGVRVIRAYVQEREDEKRFDEMTEDVYRKNLAVARIDALFDPTISIIIGISYLIGLGYGAYLVFQQAITLGGLVSFNVYLGMLIWPMIAVGELINVMQRGNASLDRVQDTLSYEADVKNSLGLESIPKPGNIQFNSVYFTYPSSTVVNLSNISVQLERGQTLGIVGKTGSGKTTFVKQLLREYPLGTGEIAFAGMPLEQLNLEDIRKWIGYVPQDHFLFSKSVRENILFGKMDATEDELAEAIRLADFEKDLMMLPNRLETLVGEKGVALSGGQKQRISIARALIKNPEILILDDSLSAVDAKTETTIIENIQNERAGKTTIITTHRLSAVQHADRIIVLDSGEIIEEGTHADLLQNDGWYREQYERQQVDEGTEVKA
- a CDS encoding DUF2515 family protein, which codes for MFSQYLQKLMGKHPVKTKPIIDAEKYETLRSHLQKELFQPFEGSKAFFPEETALIKSIRTETAALNRNNITRTQAYLAFYNRNPEVHWAFLAHMVSRNGGYHMTDLKSSSMTHLLDKAERQKFFLFLERANSAIFADAFPQLLLYEHSKQKELPLRRYLPVFRISRFMAPIWESFIEEPHSPLLTTALIINEQRMLQERILKRTRHGEILRRLDFLLQEYLGFMKVIFPYANKQNGLHSLTGLTVERFADPKQRIETGKSLYELLFQHPVVFRGVSQFTKEVPHTGSRKDYWGSIYTSDASTSKDDKVYSPTLHDAWADQLFFPPHSIDWFTNESFIEDLRSTPIIKKADLTNKVLENVNQLKTLNGMKAIF